A genomic stretch from Kogia breviceps isolate mKogBre1 chromosome 1, mKogBre1 haplotype 1, whole genome shotgun sequence includes:
- the GUCA2B gene encoding guanylate cyclase activator 2B yields the protein MARRAASGLLLCGIAAVFLVLLQGAQSVYIQYQGFQVQLESVKKLNDLEGQWVPSPDLQARSARPSMCHHPALPLDLQPICASREADSIFQALRSIAADDCELCVNVACTGCS from the exons ATGGCTCGCAGGGCGGCGTCAGGGCTGCTGCTGTGTGGGATTGCTGCGGTTTTCCTGGTACTGCTGCAGGGCGCACAGTCAGTCTACATCCAG tacCAAGGCTTCCAGGTCCAGCTGGAATCGGTGAAGAAGCTGAATGACCTGGAGGGGCAATGGGTGCCCAGCCCTGACCTGCAAGCCCGGAGCGCCCGGCCCTCCATGTGCCACCACCCGGCCCTGCCACTGGACCTCCAGCCCatctgtgcctccagggaagcggACAGCATTTtccaggccttga GGAGCATCGCTGCTGACGACTGTGAGCTGTGCGTGAATGTTGCCTGTACTGGCTGCAGCTAA